GACTCACAACCTACAGATAATGACAGGGCTGTGGTATATAATTATGACTGTAATACACAATCAGTCTCGATAACTTACTTGAGGGAAAGGTTTGTAAACACTGctaaatttgtgtgtgtgaatgaaaaagCTTATTGCTTAAAGCTgcaaacaaatatacatttctgGTACATAAAACAATGACGTTTCTCTGATCTTTCCTTTTTACTTGGTAAATACTAGGTAGTTTTACCTCatcaggcctctaaaaatatacaaattaaacaattttAGGCATAAGAATCATTGCTTAAACTGCTCACAGGTCATAGACATATATCACCTTTGTCAATGATTTACATGATACGTTAATATGTGGTTATAACTCTTCTACTGTTACTGTCACAAGAGAAGCGTTGGGTTAGCAACTCATTAACTAAAAGCTGAAGCTACAGTTTACACCTGATTTTTAGGCTAAATTAACAACTAGTTTAAAACCCTAGACAAACAGTcaaacctgtctgtctttttcttctcgTCCTCCAGGGCCCGGAGTGTGTGCTGCAGGCGATCTGTCAAGATTTCCAGCTCTTGGGTCAGCTTGTACTCCTCGCGAAACTGCTCGCCCAGCAGCACCAGGTCACGCGTGGCGTCATGTAGCGGGATGTCGCTCAGGTATAGCCCCCTTCGTGTGAGATCATCCAGGTTCATAACACTAGAAAAACCGAGAGAGGAGAAACCAGTGAGACACTCATTGGTTATTGCTGGTGTTACAGTGTTCTCACAACAAAATGACTGAACATGTCTGATTTGTGTCTGTAGATAAAAGGAAAACGGCAGACTTGGTCTTGTTCATAGCAGgaatcattgtaaattaaacaGAACATAAAGTATGAACCACCAGCAATGAGATCACCATTGTCCTTTCAGGGCTGAGCCAGATAAATGTTCCTCTTGTGGGATGAGGTCAGACGTTGTGTTGTATGAGACTTCTCTGCTCAGGTGAATGAGCTTTGCTTTTCTGCTATTTCCTATCAGGCAGCAACCTTTTGTGAAAACAATGATCTTGTCCTCTGCAAAGTGTCTTCGATCTGCGAGGACAAGATCTCTTGAACCCTGCTGCCCTGCGTCCGATATTTCAATAGAAATGTCTGATTGGTTATATAAGGGCCACACAGGCTAATGGAGGTCACAACAGAAGAACCAGTGTAATTACCAGCTCACAGGTTTCTTAGTTTCTCTGTGAGGTTTTTTCCTGACCATGTACCTATACATTTCTTATTTATGAAAGCTTAAAAGCAAAATATATTAGAGCTAACTAGTTAATGTTTGACTATTTGACTCTGTAACTGCATTAAATACATAATGTTATTGCCCTTATTGAGATTATGAACATATCTGAATTACaagcaaaaaaatgtttctgttgacatttttccTACAGTTCATCAATCACTTTTTTGCTATCATTAACTGCAGTTACAACATTTACATGTATGGACAGAATATTGTAGTTACTAAAAACATATACTGTTGAAGGATAAGTATCTATTCTAGATTCttcttgaaatgaaaaccaaTAATTAATGTATCCTACAAGTATTGTTTGTgaagccaaagcctgatatagtatatatatacatacatattgttatttataatgtcttctgtggctctggctCAGAAAGTCTtagaaaataaccctgatgacatagTCTGGGTTATATTGGATTGGACAAGAAACTTAAACATTAAGAAGCAGAAGAGTTGCACAAACtggggatgtgtgtgttgatagGCGTGGACATGGCAGGGAAGGTCTAACACACGACGCTATCacgttgcattatgggaagtgtaggatccagtgctTTTGGAACTTGAGCCATACTAATCTGTTTCTCGAAGTCTCCCAACTTTATCGAAGTGCAATCATAAATATCTACATTgcccttttaaaaacacataaatgagacCTTTgtactgggtgacatgttcctttattatggtgaacatgggcactgtagtttacattgagtcaatcccacataaaCTGCCCCATTGCCGTAAATATTTGCTATCACATATTAATCTGcatctgaaaatagtccccaacaaatgcacaatttaattctgttttgtaacatttgctaaaaactacagtgcccagatGTTTTAGGTAATTACTGAGTCTTTTTTTGGCGTGTGGGTGACCCATTTTTAAGATTTAGGTCTTCATTAGGAACGAATTGCCTTTGGGCTTAAAATCACAAAGTTAGGAGTTAGAAATGAAAAGTATAGAGAGACGGAACAATACATTGTAGGTGACCTTCCTGCATATTAACAATATAGTGGTACAGAGGAaacagtaacaaaaacaaacaatgttgaGGCATTCTAAATAAACAGCCTTCAGTTAACCAGACATAATTTTACTTAAAATTGTGTTTCCTGTATGTAATGgggttttatttctgtatgtaTAGAACAGCGATGGCAttcatcaaaataaatgaacaccTGGAATTTTGAATTCCAGGACTTTTATCTTTGCCAgaagtgtgtttcagtgtgtatatTCAGTCTGTGCTGTGACAGACTGCACTGTGGGTTTACCTGGGTGAGCAAAGAAAAAGGATGTTCTCCGCCTCTGGCAAGTAAATCATCTGTCCTTTCAATCTCAGACAGCTGATCTCCACCCCCGTCAGCTCGTCCTCGTTCTCTACTGTCTCCACATTCAGCAGGCCCTCCTGTCAGGATTACATCACACCtatgaatatttcattcttCTCTAAATCTGCTTCCAAACTGGGCACCAGTTCAGCTCACTCTTTATTTTTGCATCTGCATGGTTTCTTGCCTTAAGTGTTACATGCATCACCCACCATTGGAAAGAACAAGGAGTGGCAGCGCTTTGAGACCAGTCTCTTCTCAAGTATTGACTTTCTCATGAGTAAACACAAGTATGCAAATTCATCTGTTTTCTATTCTGTCTGTACTTTCCCCTCCTGAGTTTCCCTTTGATTTCTCTCTGAAGAATTACCTTCACCTTTTTACTCTGTCCTTTCTCAGTTTCTCAATTCTACTAGAAGGATCTACCTTGCATGTCCAGTATGAAGTGTAGTTTAGGACATTTAGACCCTTTCACTCTTTGCCGCATGCATACACTGCAATATAAAATGCTGCTCAGTTTATTTAATTGATTCCTCGTTTATATGCTCAGTAATCATCTTTATATGCGCGTAAACAATTTCATCCTCATTAACAGCGTTGATGAAACCCACAGAGTCAAAATGTTATGCAGCTGCTAAAAATATCAGTGAGCTCATCAGTATTACTATATAAGactataaacacattttgtcatgaACAATCAAACCATGTTTTGATCATTTAGACTGTGGTTAGTCAACAACTATCATATCTACCTTGCTCCGCAGAACAAAGACGGTGTTGATGTGGGAGAGGATGCCATGAAAACTGAAGTCAATGTGAGGACGGACCAAAGAAAAAACTGAAGGGAGGATACAGGTACCAGGTTGGAGCTGGggaataagataagatatgCACATTTCAGTTACATGCATTCTGGGCATCCAGTCCCGTTGATGAAACAGTGTTTGCTGCAAACAGACATAATTGAATATGAATCCACACCTGAGGCAGCACTCGATAAATGGCGTTCCCACACTGTGTGAGCATCAGGTCTTTGTCAAACATGAGGTGGAACGGGAAGGCCTTGCAAAACGTGTACGGGCTGATCCGAGTCTCCTGTGTGCCGTTCTCCTCGAAGCCATCCAGGTCCTCGTAGAACGCCTCTTCCTCCGAGTCCTTCTCCTCGATCAGAAACTTGATGTGGTCGCACTCCTCGCTTTTCGGCTGGATCATCTGCATCGGATGAAGTAATCGATCAAATATTGACGTTGTTGCAAAACTGACATAATTAAACTTGCCTATATTGTGGCACATGGCTACAGCAAtacaatgtttttaattaaatattccACCATCGCAATGTTAGTGTGATGAATAATATCccattaataatattattgaCTTCAAGTTTATTATTATAGAATTAAGAAATGACATTACTCAGTGGGTTTATGGGCATAAGGCATGCTGACGTCAAGCTGCTGTCTCTGCACCCTGTTTCCACAGCAACAGTGGCTAATATTTCCAGAAATTGGGTGTCACATTTGGAGCGTCTGCCATTTTCTGTTctttcattacacacacaattGCTGAAAAATATTATCCTGTCTGTACAATGTGATTAGGTTTGGGAGAAAATGTCGCCCACTTATGAAACGAAGAGGAAACTCTAGCCAAAGTGCAGGGGATGTCTTAGGAGAATAACATGCCGCAGTTATTGGTGCACGTTACAGGCTGCACattaacatacaaataaaaataccaaTGACAGTTTATGATATCGAGTTATTCATACTACCTTAGACAAAATCTGATTAGCGTGGTCGAGTAAATGAGCCAAGGTGAAAAATCTACTCAAGATGAATTATTTAATAAACGTGCAGTCAATGGTCAATTTAAATTCATCCACAGTTTGACAAAGTTAAAATTAAACCgtggaagaaaaaaactccCTGAAAGACTCCCAAGCTAGAGACTATAACTTGGATCTAAAAATATCCTCTGACTCACTGACGTTACCCAAAAACTCTGTGCTGAACTGCAGTTGTCACAGCGCAGCACTGTTCCTGTTCGGGTATTTTGgaactttctgttttttaatcttCACATTATAACCTCTTCAATTATATtcagaggcacaaacacacacagtcgaaCACAAAACATTACAGGGACTGAAAGGCTAAATTGAATGTTGAATAGAATAATTTAAGAGAGGaacgggggaaaaaaatgtaaagtcaTCATCTTCATTCATCATCAGTAGCAGAGTGTGGGCCATTAGAGCTGTGGGTTCACTGTGCacaaaaaaggaacaaaaagcagcaaagcagaCCTTCATCTCTATCTCTGTTCCATGGATTTGTTGAGCGACGGTTTTAATGATGCCAATCACAATGTCCTGCAGGCCTTCTCTCTCCGAGTAGTAGTGAAGAATCAGATTGTTCCCCTTCTCTGCGTCGGTGCAGCGGAACGAGGGAGCCCTCATCCCGGGATAAATGGTACCCAGGTGGTCATGGAGAGCATCCAGATTCTGAAAATTtagattaaagattaaatatGCAACATTCAATCACAGCACAGTTAATTAAAACCCGGCTGAGGTATAATAAGTTAGAAGATGATGCTGTACATTATGCATGAAATGTCAAAGAAGTACTCCAGCTCCAGCCAGTGTTGCACATCCATAAAGATGTTgacttgtgagagacagatttaaaaaaatatatataaaaattgaagcagcagagggtgCCTGACTTTTCATCCTGAGTATGGGTCAAGTTCCAAAAATGCCGcaattcccacaatgcaacaccaTAGCGTCTTTCATTAGACACTCCCTGCCcgctaaatgctaaatgtctTTCATGTCTTCATGTTATTAATGCAGGCTTTCTATGAAAAATTCAAAGTCTCACGCCCAAACTGACATGACCCTGATGAAGTCATAGTGATGTCACCAGGGTCATCTCAGACTtaacagaagacattatacaactttTTCAGTAAACTGATGTTcctgtgtaaaatcagtggagtaacCCTTTACACATTGCAATATTTTAGTTAGTATTTGAGTTAGTACTGCCATCCAGCTGTGCTACATGCAAAGAGGAGAGAGCCTACCTGCAGGAATTCACGAACATTTGATCCTAACACTCGCAATATGGTGTCATATCCCGACTCTTGGCAAAATTCAAAAAACATCTTCCCAAACATCTGCAAGATGTCTCCTGCATCGATCTCTGAAATACAGAAAGGATTCTCATCACTACCTCAGCCTGATACAAATTCTTCTTATGTTATAAAGCTCCATTTGTATCATGCCCTAAATACAGTGTCATTTTTATtccaataattaaaaaaaactaaaacatgctGTCACTTACTGAGAACTTTACTTGCAGCAGCAACGAGATCGTATGTTTTTCCATCTTCATATATGATTCTAACCAGGAACTGACCCTCAATATCAAGCTGAGCCTCCCTCctgaaaacaaagtgaagacATCACTCATGAGCTACAGCAAATGTCACAGCAGACATAAACAGTCATTGTAGGCAACTTGTTCAGGCAACCAATGGCTTTGCCTTCTTGGAATTGCTTTGCTATTGTTGCTTAAATCACAGAGGGTTTCAATAACAAGTGTCTTATTTGTGGCCAGTCAGTGTGAGCTGTCTTGATTTATATTAGAGTAACGTGAAAAAGCTTTCCATATTGCTTTGAAGTGGTCGTGTGGTTTTAAAACTACACTGTTGAACAAGTACAGATAATCAGGTTTAGATCTACCGGTTCTTTGGTAAAAAGCACAGCTCCAAGATTAGAGTGCACTTTCTCTATTTATACATTTGATCCAGTTTGTACAAAATTGTCAAAAAACTTAATGAGGTTCTGATTACTACTGTTTAactgagaaaacagaaatgatttaCGGGCCTGACCAGCAGCCGCCATTTTATCCAAACGTGTAACAGCTGAAAAAACATACCAAACCTTGAAAGcttttgtaaagaaaacaagaattcattttgaaattattcaGCTCATCAAAGTCTGAAAACAGACCAAACATGATAAattgtgcaataaaaaacaatgagtTACATTTGCAGAGATAACAAAAGATGCTGCAGAGAGCTCCAGTTTTTTCTGTGGCTGAAGAATGACAACTTTGAGCACATTTACACaaggcagctgctgctgtttttttgtaattcttcTTTTTTAGGCAGGGTCAAGTCTAGGGCAGTTAAGAGTACACGTGAAAAATAAACTAAGGCTGAGccaaacatttcaacatgctGAAAAAATGACATGTTAACATTATAGTGGAGGACTggaattacatttgtgtgtgggGTATACCTCATTCTCCCTCTATATGATACTAAACTACACTGGTTTGCAGGATGCCGTTAAGATACAGCCTGACACTGGTGGCATGTAAATAAGTAGTACATTAGTACTGTACTTGAGACAGGGCCGTAGCAACCATTGACGACattgaggtcatgtcctctgtgttttttgttggaattagcattttcatttacattccACATTGGTGGATATTGTATAAATACTTTTAGTGCaacagataaataataaataaacgaTTCATTATTTCCTCACCAGAATTGTATTCTTGGCTGTCTGCAGAGTCCcggtccagtgaaaaccatgtgtCTCCTAaattggtgattttttttctgaagtgtTACTTAAAGGGTTGATAAAAATATCATACTTCTTATGCTAAATAaagcaattaaaataaaacgtcagcgtcacaaagctgaaaacggCTGATTTTTTAAGATACTGAAAAGTTGATGGAGATTCATGTTTGGAAATAGGGCTAGTTACtaaattaaagttattaaaagcaaacagttaaatgaataaataaaatgttcctccaaattattaaaaataaatagatggagggactcatgacctcagcaTTTTTAAAACCCGGGCTACGGCCctgttttgaggtacttgtactttacttgagtgcttctattttactttgtactttgtttttacataaaaaacatatcaCCATTTTATAAATTATGATACAATGTTATCTTAAACAGCCCCAAGCCATGTAGATTAGTTccaccttgaccagctacaacattacaATGTCACTCATACATTAATGGATTACTAATAACAATCAAATAATATAACACAACAGggaccatttttctgcataatgagtatttttacttagGATACTTGTACTTACTTTTATTAGCAGCATTAACTAAATGTTTTCTGGGCTATCATTTAGCCTACAATTATTGAAGCAGCTCACAAAAAAAGTGTAGTTGCTGTGGGACAGAATTTAAAACGTGATATCTTTACTTCACCAACTGCATCTGAGTTTCAGTGTGAGCCTGCTGGGGATGAAGGTTAATCATTACAGTAAAAGCAAATGTCCATCCCTGCTGGCAACACACTGGCTGTGTGAGTTGATAGTGAGCTTGGCTGTGCAGTTAGCCCTGTCTTGTATCCCTGTTGTGGTCTGGTTGGCCACAGTGTAACCTATGATACCAGCAGGGCCGAATAGTAAACACATGATGCAGATACTCACTTGATGTCTTCCCACACTTCCGGGCCGTAATTCCTTAAAACGAGGAGCTCCAAGGCGTGATTCACAAAACCATACTGGAAAATTATGGAAAAACACGAGCAACGTGAATATTATTTTATGGAAACAGACAATTTTCCTGAAACATACTCGGTGCTTAgctgtatatatgtgtttttatacGACATATTATAAGCTTGGAGTACATGGGCATGCATATTCTGTTCACCTGTTAATATGCACAGTTCACTATAAACATGGAAATTATTGTATAACAGCTAGCGGTGTCCAAACAGGAAACGTCAAACGCAAATACGCCATGTCGCGCGACAAACTGCCTATTTTTCCAGCATtaaaacataacacaaaatcCTCACGTACCATGATGACAGCcgctcttctttttctttatttctaatttctaagCAAAAACCGTTGAATCTGACACAACCTTCATCGTTTGGTACAGATGCTGAGTGTCTCTGCGTCCATTCCCCACCTTTTTCCCCTCAGTTATTTACTGACAGCGAATCTGTCCAATAGCAGATCATAAAGGCTCTTACGTAAGCCATCCCTGACCAACGAGAACGCAGCTGCGTTGTCCAACTGATGCTGGTGAACCTGAAATCACCGCCAGTAGCTACATAGTTTCTGGTATTTAATATCATGTTTTATGCTTACAACTAATATTATCTGCGTGCTGTTacacaacaataaacataaaatatattcaaaaactTAGTCAAGCAGTCATTTAGTAATTTGTAtggcaacatttaaaaaatatcttaTCATTTGGAAAAAGTAGGCTTCTTCACATAAGTAGAAGTAGAAACACCACAATGTAGAACTACTCTTTTACAAGTAAGAGttaaagtacataagtattatcagccAAAATTaactttaagtatcaaaagtaaaagctcattatatatatatcctttcAGAAGGGAATATTAATATATATGCCTACTTTATTGTTGCATTATTATTGCTGATGCTTTAACATCTAAATAGCATTTTAATGCTGTAACAGGTCAAACAGGAGCAAATTTATATGCTTTATCTGTTGTTTAATCACTAACAATACATCATAGCCTATTTAATAAGctgatcatgtttttttttatggaaaatCTTAATCTCcaaagtaactagtgactatAGATGTCAGATAACTGTagattaaaaagtacaatattttgcagaaatgttgtgaagtataaagtagtataaagtaAAAGTGCTACAGTAAAGTGCAAGTACATCAGAATTGCAAATACACGTAGAAGTACTCaagaacttgagtaaatgtgctttcCACCAATGTATATCATATCAGATCATAATGTGTCATGTGACCTCACAAATCTTTTATTTGCAGAATAATATGTTCTATACACTGCAGAGTCAATCACGTAAGTCTGTTAATGCCAATATTTATTGCGCTTTGATTACATTACAATAATGATTAAAGCACATCATTAAGAGTGAGAAGAACATTCATTGTATTCTATTGTGTCGTATTCCTGCTTTATAGGAAAGGAGTGCAATGAAACCAATGTAATAAATATAGTATAAACATGTGTACagtggaaaaaaagtaaaaaatacatactTATATTAGGAAAATGCGATCTTGGAATGCATAATGTCTAATATATGGAAGTCTAAGTTACATGTTATTACAAATATATACTGAGTTGGAAACACAAACCTCTGGAAGAAATTGTGAACATGTAAATTCATATTGAACCatctaaagaaaaagaaagcaggtaaaaataacaaataatcaGTTTGAAACTCTGTGATCCTGCCTGTTTAGTTCCCATAAGGCACCTGAACCAGCTCTGCATCACTTCTTTCGATTTAGAAGAGTGAGAAGGTGTGATGTCTCCTCAGTCTTTGAATTACTTTATCATTTGCTTCAGCTTTTCCAAAGTATTTGTTATGAAATTctccactgaaacacacaaatccAATTCAGTTTTAATCTTGGTTTCTTCTGTCATACCAACAGGTCAAGGTGCTTCAGCAGGTACCTAATCTGCACAGATGTGAATGGACCGGTCAgatatttacagaaaataatctAGATAAAAGGAACCACTCTGTTTTGCAACATCACATTGAGGATCAACACCCAGAATTTATTTCTGTATGATATCTACATTATGCAAGGTGATATATTTAAATTTCTTTACAGCAAACCTGAAGCAGTTACTGACTCGTGGTATGGTGTGTCCCTTTTTGGCCACGTTTagtgtatgttttattttgtacctCTTCAATgttaaaatgagcaaaacagtTTCAAAATCTTTCAGTgacagtatatttatatatctctGATGGGAGCTTGGAAAGAAAGCCACTTTTTATATCATAAATTTGCAGAGATGACTCattctggaagaaaaaaatgaaggaagtGAGTGTTTCTCTTCGCTACAACTGTACAAATGGATAATTGTACAGAGACAAGACTCATGTTTGACAGCACACTGACACCTCTGTGATTAAGCAGCTGCAAGAGTTTTGACTGATAGACGATATCATCAATATCTAAACAACCCAAACCAAAATACACAAGGTGTTCGCAGGATACGTTTATGTTTCGTCATATCTAACGTTTCTTTTTTGGGCTCTGCAGCAGCTTGACTTCATTTCAGAGTcagttttgaagttttgaaGGACGCCTCCAAAAAGTAACAAACACCAGGGATGTCTTCTGGGAAGTTGGCCGGAAGCTCCTGTCTGCTCCTGGGAACGAAAACAAACTCTGGCCGATCCTTCAGCAATCTGGGACAaagagcacacaaacaaaacatgaatctAAAAACAATGTGGAAAATTATTTGACACAAGAGGAAACACAGTGCTCCTCTAAAAGTTAAGTTTCCTGTCGAGAGcactttgggtttttttctctgcaaCAACTACTTCTGGAAACAGACAATACCATACAGCATTGGCTCAGTAAAATATGACAATTGTATATTTAAGGTGGTTaacatttacttgtttttgtgtctttcagtcaaataaaatgtttcagagGGGAGCTAAGAGTTAGTATTGTATTTCTAATGGAGAATGCAAGAATGAAAGAAGTTGGATAGGCTGTGTTACGTCACCTGTGGGTTGTAGGGCTGATGTTGATTTTTCTTGGTAGGCTGCAGGATTCAAACTTGTTGGCCAAAGTGACATTGTTCCCGAAAAGGCAGTAGCGTGGCATCCTCACCCCAACTACACCAGCCAGTACTGAACCAGTGTGGAGACCTATACGCATCTGGGGACGAATACATCAGTCAACATGATTCAGGTTTCTGCTCTActcttttatttatcaaaagTACTATTGTAGTGTTGGTACTGGCATAAATACAGCTCCTGTATTTGCATATAATCAAACGAATACTTTTAAATGATaacttattgtcaacaaattgcatgaaatgtaaaaaataaacaataaaatgattcTTCAAACAGCCCCACGTAAGCagcgtcctgctgctgtaaatactcgCTAGTGCACAAATTCTGCGGCTAAAAATGGTCTCTAATAAATACATGATTTACTCCTGTTTAAAGGTACCCTggggagtttttgaccactagtagcgctatggagtAATTTTATGAATTCataaattcatatattttatgaatgggcccctgttttgtttgtataatACATGCACATGATGACGTACATAAACAGGCACAAGCACGATACATATTCCTGACTACGTTTTCACGCTATTCATGCTCATCAACAAAGGCCATGAAGAAGACTTCTTGCAAGTAGACATAGATGTGCTGAAAGCAATGCATAATGTAAAGTACTTTGTATTTGATGTTTCATGAGTAAAGAAATGCTCACTCAAAGATACACAAGTATTCATGTGAGTAAAACTGAGTGTAAACAACTTCAGCTACTGCAGTTACATACTCTTTTAATAAACTTTTTTGATATATATTAATTGTTTTCAGTGTTCAGCTATAGTTATCATAGAGTAATGATTAATCAAAAGGCAGACTTTGGTGTTTTAGTGGGATACATGCAGGGTCACGTACCATGTATCCCatgtttcattcacaaacaccCCAAATTCCAAATTTAGTAATTTTGTAaacatttgttgtaatttgCTAATTTTTTTACGTGTATTGAGATCACTTCTGATAAAATGACTGATGCAGCTGTTTGCTGTGGGACAAGAACAATCTCTGATTTCTAAATAGTCAATAGATCataatacattcattcatacattaaCTAATTTCTCTACAGATAAAGAAGGTAACTCTTTAACATAACAGCTTCATAAGCAAAGTCCTTTGGATGTTGATAGAAACTTGTTTCACTTCAGTCACAGCAACTATTCTGTTCTTCAAATGGGAGACTTTTCCTTTACATTGAAAACTTCAAGGGCGCCTTAAATTCGCTTGCGTTGTTGAAAGTTTCATCATCAAGTTGAATATTTAGTATTACACTAAGCAAGACTTCACCCTCACCTGTATTGGTTCTCCAGTTGGTGTCGTAACATCGTCTGAAAGCTCCATCATCTTTAAGGCCATGAGTGCAATTTGGACAGCATGAGTCTCGCTCTCCTTGTGTAAGCCACCAGCTACACAATATGCATCACCAATGGTCTCCACCTGAACACAGTGGATGATCATTAAAAGGATTTCTAACCTGGTGactgagacagaagaaaggaTTTCAAAAGCTGTTAGTGCACCATCCTACCCAAAGCTTCCTTATCAGTGAATGTATACAGTGCTCTAGTTATTTAACCTGAAGTTTaaactttattaaaaatgtcaagACAATGGACTTAGCAAAATGACGAAAGTGAAGTGGATATTCATCAAAATCTCTTTACAATCTGACTTGCTCTCTATCTTGCAGTAGAAGACAAAGGGCAAAATACTGAGCTGTAATAAAACTTAAATTGTAATAGTACTTGATCCCTGGTCATATTAAAAAGTCTacaagtgttttttcttcttcttctttgtgtaaATCTGCACCGGAGAGCACTCAAAAGCTATGTGGCAGAGACAAAGTGAAACTATTTTAAGGCTCATACGTGTGGAGTGGAAACAGGGTCCTGAAGGAACCTCTGACTTCCTAGCGTTTTACGAGATATTTGTCAAAcatgctgctctctctgttatGCTTCCATGACACCTTGATTACATTATCCAACCTCCCTGTAGATTAGCAGTCTTTGGCAGACACTAAGGTAGTTGTTTGAGCTATAGTCTCCGTCTGTCCTTTGAACTTGTTGAGGAATAGTGTATTATTTTGTTAGAATtgttaaatatatgtaatatataggCATATGATGCAAATTATTTGACTTCATACACCCTATGCTAGTACCTGTTGTGCTAAATTATTTATCtgtcaaaagacagaaaagtg
The sequence above is a segment of the Enoplosus armatus isolate fEnoArm2 chromosome 2, fEnoArm2.hap1, whole genome shotgun sequence genome. Coding sequences within it:
- the gucy1b1 gene encoding guanylate cyclase soluble subunit beta-1 — translated: MFGKMFFEFCQESGYDTILRVLGSNVREFLQNLDALHDHLGTIYPGMRAPSFRCTDAEKGNNLILHYYSEREGLQDIVIGIIKTVAQQIHGTEIEMKMIQPKSEECDHIKFLIEEKDSEEEAFYEDLDGFEENGTQETRISPYTFCKAFPFHLMFDKDLMLTQCGNAIYRVLPQLQPGTCILPSVFSLVRPHIDFSFHGILSHINTVFVLRSKEGLLNVETVENEDELTGVEISCLRLKGQMIYLPEAENILFLCSPSVMNLDDLTRRGLYLSDIPLHDATRDLVLLGEQFREEYKLTQELEILTDRLQHTLRALEDEKKKTDRLLYSVLPPSVANELRHKRPVPAKRYDNVTILFSGIVGFNAFCSKHASAEGAIKIVNLLNDVYTRFDILTDSRNNPYVYKVETVGDKYMTVSGLPEPCTHHAKSICHLALDMLEIAGQVKVDDEPVQITIGIHTGEVVTGVIGQRMPRYCLFGNTVNLTSRTETTGEKGKINVSEYTYRCLQSTENADPQFNLEYRGPITMKGKKEPMKVWFLSRKPTDTESSTVKA